A window of Nocardia arthritidis genomic DNA:
GCACCCAAGCATTGGCGCACTGTGCCCAGACACGCAACGGACTGGCGATAGCGTACGAGATAGTTTTCTCGCCGCCACACTCGTGGTCCATCATGTGGGGTCTCAGCGAGTCCGACACGGTGCAGTTAATGGAGAAAGCATACGTTGCGGCGATTGATCGGACCATGAAGTACGTCGAGGAACAACTGTCGTACACTCGACGCGGACTCAATGGGATAAGGCAAATCGATGCAAGCCTGTCGTGGGCGCAGTTCGAGCATTTCTCTGATAGGCGTGAGCGGCCCGATCGCCATACACATATAATAATCGATACGACCGTGCATGGGTCCGACGGACAATGGAGTCAGCTCGATGTGCGACCGCTTAGAAGCAACGCGGAAGCCGGGACTTTTCAGGCAATATTCGAGTCGGCGATTGCAGCTTACAGCAGCCAAATGGTTGGCCTTGCCTTCGAGGAAAGGGCCGCCTTCGAACCAGGCGACAAAGCTCGGTTCGAAGTTTCCGGTGTGCCAGATGAGCTGATTACCAACTTCTTCGGCAGATCTGTATCCAGCTGGCAAGAATCGGACTGGCAAGTCCTCTGACAACTGTTCGGGTAGCGCAGCAGCCTGGCTGATGGGACATCAGAACTCAGCGCAAGCTCGGGCGCAAGATGGCGACGCTCGACGCCACGGCCACCTGTTCAACAGCGTCGGCTATGCGCCGCGCTTTATGAGCGGAGGGTGACCGTAGCCCCAGATCCCCGCGCCATCGGAGCGTGGAAAGGTACCTCACTCAAGGTTCGGGTGAGGGCTTCTCGTGGACATTGCAGGAACTTACTCGAACCGGACCGATCTCCTGGAAGGCTTCTCCGAGCTGCATGAACGACTCGCCAGAAGCAGACTACACATGTCCACGCCTCGCCCTTCGCGGCCGTCAGGATGACGGAAGAAGCAGTTGATGCCCGAGGAGACAGGCACAATCGTGGCCAAGTACAAAGCCGGGGCGTCGATGGCTCAGCTGAGGGTCGAACACCACATGGCCAAACGGACGGTGTCGAATGTGTTGCGTGATGCCGGGGTTGAGATCAGATTCAGAGGTGAACGCCCCCGAAGCTAGGTCATTCCATCGCGCGACCGAAAGCTCCGTGCTACATTGAGGCGACTCGCTACAGGATCGCCGGTCGGACCGCGGTTACCAGCCAGTCTCCTTCAAAAGCAACGCGCCCAAATCATGTTCTACTGCGTCCCTTGATACCAAACGCACTGTTCGTGCCTCAACATCGAAGTGGCCGACTTGGGCATATTTGTCGTGCGCAGAAACGGATCAGATCGCACATGAACGAAGTGAAATACCGCGCATTTCTAGTAAGCAGCACACCGTCCAAACATCGTGTATTCGCCGTCGTTGGTAACGAACTCGAAGCTGTCGCAACCTTCGACGAACGTATTCAGGCACGATGGCTGGCCGGTGCACTGAACGAGTACGCGCAAGGCAGGATGGCGGCCCGTGAAAGCTTGTACGTGTTCCATCAGCAGCAGAATCTGCCAGGGCCAGTACGTGCCCAGGTCCGCCGCATCGAGGAATCGCTCAGTGTGTCTATCGAAAAACTATCGGCTCGTCGCGCACAGGGAGCGTTCCCCATCATCGAGGCGTTGGAGTATGAACGCCCCGTGCACTCGTTCATGCTCTATTCAGATCCAGATCATGCAGACGCACATCAACACATAAGCCCGCGCACAGCAGCAGCCATCTACGACGTCTGCGAAGGAATCATCGAGCTGTTGGAGCAGATGACCGACGAGCAAGTCCGTGAAGACGAGCC
This region includes:
- the mobF gene encoding MobF family relaxase → MVLILHNIEDPRTPCGGVESPGHYKGALATSLGFADKTVTRTQALAHCAQTRNGLAIAYEIVFSPPHSWSIMWGLSESDTVQLMEKAYVAAIDRTMKYVEEQLSYTRRGLNGIRQIDASLSWAQFEHFSDRRERPDRHTHIIIDTTVHGSDGQWSQLDVRPLRSNAEAGTFQAIFESAIAAYSSQMVGLAFEERAAFEPGDKARFEVSGVPDELITNFFGRSVSSWQESDWQVL